One window of the Haloarcula halobia genome contains the following:
- a CDS encoding DEAD/DEAH box helicase, with protein sequence MTDGAVRGEAAFTALGEQVRAALSERGFSTPTEPQRRAIPTLVSGRDTLVVAPTGTGKTETAMLPVLDALARDEERFGIGALYITPLRALNRDMRQRLDWWGETLGLEVDVRHGDTTDYQRQQQADDPPDVLVTTPETLQAMLTGSKLRTALSDVSHVVVDEVHELAASKRGAQMTVGLERLAELAGEFQRIGLSATVGDPKAVGQFLTGGSACAIVEIDIGSRLDVEVVRPAVTERDEQLSKKLVTDAETASHVRYIDDLIAAHDSVLLFVNTRQTAEALGSRFKELGTDLGVHHGSLSKEARIDVEDRFKAGELDALLCTSSMELGIDVGHVDHVVQYGSPRQVSRLVQRVGRAGHRSDQVSSGTVVTTHADDTLEGLAIARQAREGEVEPAEIHDGSLDTVANQVAGLVMDTGEIRAMEAYEILTRAYPFRDLREAAFKDVVRELAANNVVWLDEERDTLEKRRGTWQYFYQNLSMIPDEATYDVEDVASGKQVGTLDERFVVNFATPGEVFVQRGEMWRITTIDEEEETVTVSPIEDPAGEVPSWVGSEIPVPRAVAQEVGEVRRVAGRQLQDGADAVSVATHLATRYDAGAETIETGLADLARHEAPIPDDGTVLVEFHGRDVVLNACYGHKINETLGRVLSALLGQRAGSSVAMEVDPYRIELEVPRRITAGDVVEVIEETDPDHLPALVDLSLKNADALKFKLAQVATKFGSLKRWRGRGSTDFGRDRLLAALADTPMYDEALREVKHEDLAVDAAAEILAALQSGDIALETVAERTPVGLGGRSSGRELLSPENADASVIQTVRERIQNDRVLLCCLHCKGWDRTQQVKRVRDQPECPECGSTRIAALNPWADEVVSAVRADERDEEQEKMTERAYRAGSLVQSHGRRAVVALAARGVGPHNAARIINRLREDEDEFYRDILRQEREYARTQSFWG encoded by the coding sequence ATGACTGACGGGGCCGTGCGGGGCGAGGCGGCGTTCACCGCGCTGGGCGAGCAGGTCCGGGCCGCCCTCTCGGAGCGGGGGTTCTCGACGCCGACCGAGCCACAGCGGCGCGCGATTCCGACGCTGGTGAGCGGGCGCGACACCCTCGTCGTCGCGCCGACCGGGACCGGCAAGACCGAGACGGCGATGCTGCCGGTGCTCGACGCGCTGGCACGGGACGAGGAACGGTTCGGCATCGGCGCGCTCTACATCACGCCGCTCCGGGCGCTCAACCGGGACATGCGACAGCGGCTGGACTGGTGGGGCGAGACGCTCGGCCTCGAGGTCGACGTCCGCCACGGCGACACGACCGACTACCAGCGACAGCAGCAGGCCGACGACCCGCCGGACGTGCTGGTCACGACGCCGGAGACGCTCCAGGCCATGCTCACCGGGTCGAAGTTGCGGACGGCGCTCTCGGACGTCTCGCACGTCGTCGTCGACGAGGTGCACGAACTCGCGGCGTCGAAACGCGGCGCACAGATGACCGTCGGTCTGGAACGCCTGGCCGAACTCGCCGGGGAGTTCCAGCGGATCGGTCTCTCGGCGACGGTCGGCGACCCGAAGGCGGTCGGCCAGTTCCTCACGGGCGGGTCGGCGTGTGCCATCGTCGAGATAGACATCGGGAGCCGTCTCGACGTCGAGGTGGTCCGCCCGGCGGTGACCGAGCGCGACGAACAGCTGTCGAAGAAACTCGTCACCGACGCCGAGACGGCCAGTCACGTCCGCTACATCGACGACCTGATAGCGGCCCACGACTCGGTGCTCCTGTTCGTCAACACCCGCCAGACCGCCGAGGCGCTTGGCTCGCGGTTCAAGGAACTGGGCACGGACCTGGGGGTCCACCACGGGTCGCTCTCGAAGGAGGCCCGCATCGACGTGGAGGACCGCTTCAAGGCCGGCGAACTCGACGCGCTGCTGTGTACGTCGTCGATGGAGCTGGGCATCGACGTCGGCCACGTCGACCACGTCGTCCAGTACGGGAGCCCACGGCAGGTCTCGCGGCTCGTCCAGCGCGTGGGGCGGGCGGGCCACCGGAGCGACCAGGTCTCCTCGGGCACCGTCGTGACGACCCACGCCGACGACACGCTGGAGGGGCTGGCCATCGCCCGGCAGGCCCGCGAGGGCGAGGTCGAACCCGCCGAGATACACGACGGCAGCCTCGACACGGTCGCCAACCAGGTCGCGGGCCTGGTCATGGACACCGGGGAGATACGGGCGATGGAAGCCTACGAGATACTGACCCGCGCGTACCCGTTCCGGGACCTCCGGGAGGCGGCGTTCAAGGACGTCGTCAGGGAACTCGCGGCGAACAACGTCGTCTGGCTGGACGAGGAACGGGACACCCTCGAGAAGCGCCGGGGCACCTGGCAGTACTTCTACCAGAACCTCTCGATGATCCCCGACGAGGCGACCTACGACGTCGAGGACGTCGCCTCCGGCAAGCAGGTCGGGACGCTCGACGAGCGCTTCGTCGTCAACTTCGCCACGCCGGGCGAGGTGTTCGTCCAGCGCGGGGAGATGTGGCGCATCACGACCATCGACGAGGAGGAGGAGACGGTCACCGTCTCGCCCATCGAGGACCCCGCCGGCGAGGTCCCGTCGTGGGTCGGCTCGGAGATTCCGGTCCCGCGGGCCGTCGCGCAGGAGGTCGGCGAGGTTCGGCGGGTCGCCGGCCGCCAGTTACAGGACGGCGCCGACGCGGTGTCGGTCGCGACCCACCTCGCGACGCGATACGACGCGGGCGCCGAGACGATCGAGACGGGGCTCGCCGACCTGGCGCGACACGAGGCCCCCATCCCCGACGACGGGACCGTCCTCGTCGAGTTCCACGGGCGGGACGTCGTGCTCAACGCCTGTTACGGCCACAAGATAAACGAGACGCTCGGGCGCGTCCTCTCGGCACTGCTGGGCCAGCGGGCCGGATCCTCGGTCGCGATGGAGGTGGACCCGTACCGCATCGAACTGGAGGTCCCGCGGCGCATCACGGCCGGCGACGTCGTCGAGGTGATAGAGGAGACCGACCCCGACCACCTCCCGGCGCTGGTCGACCTGAGCCTGAAGAACGCCGACGCGCTGAAGTTCAAGCTCGCACAGGTCGCCACCAAGTTCGGGTCGCTGAAGCGGTGGCGCGGGCGCGGGTCGACCGACTTCGGCCGGGACCGCCTGCTGGCGGCGCTGGCGGACACGCCGATGTACGACGAGGCGCTCCGGGAGGTCAAACACGAGGACCTCGCCGTCGACGCGGCCGCGGAGATCCTCGCGGCGCTGCAGTCTGGGGACATCGCCCTCGAGACGGTCGCCGAGCGCACGCCGGTGGGCCTGGGTGGGCGCTCCTCGGGCCGGGAGCTCCTCTCACCGGAGAACGCCGACGCGAGCGTCATCCAGACGGTCCGCGAGCGCATCCAGAACGACCGCGTCCTGCTGTGCTGTCTCCACTGCAAGGGGTGGGACCGCACACAGCAGGTAAAGCGGGTGCGCGACCAGCCCGAGTGCCCGGAGTGTGGGTCGACCCGCATCGCGGCGCTGAACCCGTGGGCCGACGAGGTGGTGTCGGCGGTCCGGGCCGACGAGCGCGACGAGGAACAGGAGAAGATGACCGAGCGGGCCTACCGCGCCGGGTCGCTGGTCCAGTCCCACGGGCGCCGGGCCGTCGTCGCGCTGGCGGCCCGCGGGGTCGGGCCGCACAACGCCGCACGTATCATCAACCGCCTGCGCGAGGACGAGGACGAGTTCTACCGAGACATCCTCCGCCAGGAGCGAGAGTACGCCCGGACGCAATCGTTCTGGGGCTGA
- a CDS encoding DUF7545 family protein: MASDTVTLTIETDDATDELTVPADLLEILREEPGESDPQVIGDLAMFGLAQRIHSAVHHAQGEPDAEIAALEEQTLDLFEERFGTTFGELTGHDH, from the coding sequence ATGGCAAGCGACACTGTCACGCTGACGATCGAGACGGACGACGCCACAGACGAGCTGACGGTCCCGGCCGACCTCCTCGAGATCCTGCGGGAGGAACCGGGCGAGTCGGACCCCCAGGTCATCGGCGACCTCGCGATGTTCGGCCTCGCACAGCGCATCCACAGCGCGGTCCACCACGCCCAGGGCGAACCGGACGCGGAGATCGCCGCCCTCGAGGAACAGACGCTCGACCTGTTCGAGGAGCGGTTCGGGACCACCTTCGGTGAGCTGACCGGCCACGACCACTGA
- a CDS encoding creatininase family protein, with amino-acid sequence MYLADEAWPDLESYFDTESLALVPLGSTEQHGPHLPEGTDHIIAESFARAAAERTGYLCTPTVAVGVSPHHRQFHGTMWADPGPFRDYVESLTRNLAYHGIDRVVYVNAHGGNVEHLREVGRRLRDDGTMYALEWMWDESITDRIEAAFEHPGPHGGPKETALIQHLADDLVHEDRLEQARDGGLREFDDGTGRVHGARTFYDAIDNTENGVLGDQTDASADVGAELFDAALDHLCRLCSWLDDQPAGALLPADHV; translated from the coding sequence ATGTATCTCGCCGACGAGGCCTGGCCGGACCTCGAATCGTACTTCGACACCGAGTCGCTCGCGCTCGTCCCCCTGGGGTCGACCGAACAGCACGGCCCGCACCTCCCCGAGGGGACCGACCACATCATCGCCGAGTCCTTCGCCAGGGCCGCCGCCGAGCGGACCGGCTACCTCTGTACGCCGACCGTCGCCGTCGGCGTCAGCCCCCACCACCGCCAGTTCCACGGCACGATGTGGGCCGACCCGGGCCCGTTCCGGGACTACGTCGAGAGCCTCACCCGCAACCTCGCGTACCACGGCATCGACCGCGTCGTCTACGTCAACGCTCACGGCGGCAACGTCGAACACCTCCGCGAGGTGGGACGCCGACTCCGCGACGACGGCACGATGTACGCCCTGGAGTGGATGTGGGACGAGAGCATCACCGACCGCATCGAGGCCGCCTTCGAGCACCCGGGGCCCCACGGTGGTCCGAAGGAGACGGCGCTCATCCAGCACCTGGCCGACGACCTCGTCCACGAGGACCGCCTGGAGCAGGCCCGGGACGGTGGCCTCCGGGAGTTCGACGACGGGACGGGGCGCGTCCACGGCGCCCGGACGTTCTACGACGCGATCGACAACACGGAAAACGGGGTTCTGGGCGACCAGACGGACGCCAGCGCCGATGTCGGCGCCGAGCTGTTCGATGCCGCACTCGACCACCTCTGTCGGCTCTGCTCGTGGCTGGACGACCAGCCGGCCGGGGCACTGCTCCCGGCCGACCACGTGTGA
- a CDS encoding Single-stranded DNA binding protein yields MSLEDHAEELASDLGVDKEEVTQHLEKLVSYSVPMDEAKQSVRRKYGSGAGSSDGAGQRKPIADVTPGDSNVTVTAVVLTAGHRTIQYNDEEHVIREGKLADETGTISYTAWDGFEGDLEPGQTLRLENVSLREYEGQPELNLGDGTRATVPEDDLTVDARVGGDRQLSEVTPGDRGINVEVEVLECEEKVIDGRDGETTILSGVLGDESARTPFTDWQPHDELSEGASVRIEESFVREFRSAPAINLSEFSTVTALETPMNATDSAPRMPIREAVDSGGLFDVELRGNVIEVRDGSGLIERCPECGRVIQNDQCRTHGTVEGEDDLRTKAILDDGTATATVILDADLTATVYGGDIDEARDHARDAMDKSVVADRIADRIVGREFVVRGSLSIDEYGVNHNASSFEAAAEDPAERAAAFLAEVDT; encoded by the coding sequence ATGTCTCTCGAAGACCATGCCGAGGAACTCGCCTCCGACCTCGGCGTCGACAAAGAGGAGGTCACACAGCACTTAGAGAAACTCGTCAGCTACTCGGTACCGATGGACGAGGCCAAACAGAGCGTCCGTCGGAAGTACGGGAGCGGGGCCGGAAGCAGCGACGGCGCCGGGCAGCGCAAGCCCATCGCGGACGTGACCCCCGGCGATTCGAACGTGACCGTCACCGCGGTCGTGTTGACCGCCGGCCACCGGACCATCCAGTACAACGACGAGGAACACGTCATCCGCGAGGGCAAACTCGCCGACGAGACCGGGACCATCTCCTATACGGCCTGGGACGGGTTCGAGGGCGACCTGGAGCCGGGGCAGACGCTCAGGCTGGAGAACGTCAGCCTCCGCGAGTACGAGGGCCAGCCGGAGCTCAACCTCGGCGACGGTACGCGGGCGACGGTCCCCGAGGACGACCTCACGGTCGACGCCCGCGTCGGCGGCGACCGGCAGCTGAGCGAGGTCACGCCCGGGGACCGCGGCATCAACGTCGAGGTCGAAGTACTGGAGTGCGAGGAGAAGGTCATCGACGGCCGCGACGGCGAGACGACCATCCTGAGCGGCGTCCTCGGCGACGAGAGCGCCAGGACGCCCTTCACCGACTGGCAGCCCCACGACGAGCTCAGCGAGGGGGCGTCGGTCCGGATCGAGGAGTCGTTCGTCCGCGAGTTCCGCAGCGCACCGGCGATCAACCTCTCCGAGTTCTCGACGGTCACGGCGCTGGAGACGCCGATGAACGCCACCGACAGCGCCCCGCGGATGCCCATCCGCGAGGCCGTCGACAGCGGCGGGCTGTTCGACGTCGAACTGCGAGGGAACGTCATCGAGGTGCGCGACGGGTCGGGCCTCATCGAGCGCTGTCCGGAGTGTGGTCGCGTCATCCAGAACGACCAGTGTCGGACCCACGGCACCGTCGAGGGCGAGGACGACCTCCGGACGAAGGCCATCCTCGACGACGGGACGGCCACCGCGACGGTCATCCTCGACGCCGACCTGACGGCGACCGTCTACGGCGGTGACATCGACGAGGCGCGCGACCACGCACGCGATGCGATGGACAAGTCCGTCGTCGCGGACCGCATCGCCGACCGCATCGTGGGTCGGGAGTTCGTCGTCCGCGGGTCGCTGTCCATCGACGAGTACGGCGTCAACCACAACGCCTCGTCGTTCGAGGCGGCCGCCGAGGACCCGGCCGAACGTGCCGCGGCCTTCCTCGCGGAGGTGGACACATGA
- a CDS encoding DUF7513 family protein, translating to MSLLEKYFAGWRFRSKTPDFDRGSELVAFVTRSDGETSVVRIGDSLLTLDRHVPADTRVRLRVTEFDTASHEGRAELLETLDTATF from the coding sequence ATGAGTCTTCTCGAGAAGTACTTCGCCGGCTGGCGGTTCCGGTCGAAGACGCCGGACTTCGACCGGGGGAGCGAACTCGTCGCCTTCGTCACGCGCTCCGACGGCGAGACGAGCGTCGTCCGCATCGGTGACTCCCTGCTCACGCTGGACCGGCACGTCCCCGCGGACACGCGGGTTCGCCTCCGCGTCACCGAGTTCGACACCGCGTCCCACGAGGGGCGGGCCGAGCTGCTCGAGACGCTCGACACCGCTACCTTCTGA
- a CDS encoding SRPBCC domain-containing protein has product MNTIETSIDIAAPTEAVWDVLTDFGSYGDWNPFVREISGTVAEGERLRVRLDPPDGRTMTFKPRVTAAVPGERLEWLGHLLVPGLFDGRHEFRLERVDDDHTRVHHRESFSGVLVGLFLDAADVTEGFEQMNEALRARIEDGTVATDPEVDPVTA; this is encoded by the coding sequence ATGAATACCATCGAAACGAGTATCGACATCGCGGCGCCGACCGAGGCCGTTTGGGACGTGCTGACCGACTTCGGATCCTACGGCGACTGGAACCCGTTCGTCAGAGAAATCTCGGGGACCGTCGCCGAGGGCGAGCGACTGCGCGTCCGCCTCGACCCGCCGGACGGTCGCACCATGACCTTCAAGCCGCGCGTGACGGCGGCAGTGCCGGGCGAGCGCCTCGAGTGGCTCGGCCACCTGCTGGTCCCCGGCCTCTTCGACGGGCGCCACGAGTTCCGCCTGGAACGCGTCGACGACGACCACACGCGAGTCCACCACCGCGAGTCGTTCTCCGGCGTCCTCGTCGGCCTGTTCCTCGATGCCGCGGACGTCACCGAGGGCTTCGAACAGATGAACGAGGCGTTGCGGGCCCGCATCGAAGACGGGACCGTCGCGACGGACCCCGAGGTCGACCCGGTCACGGCCTGA
- a CDS encoding plastocyanin/azurin family copper-binding protein, which yields MSRDTHGPYRRDVMKTIGAGAAVSVLGGAAMAQEDDDEGAEGEMDHGSGTVHTVRTLISGPPTNPERPADFFFQPTGLHVQPGDVVKFVFTTPDHNVVSYHPAFGMRRRVPVGVDAFSSPLQGWRADTIADDQIEPPAEPGEDGEADEDDEDEEAGEDDEDGENGDEEEEEASAPVPSTWLHAFETEGVYDILCSPHEGFGMTLRVVVGDVEEAPFETSTPDNLAPPRAGPVGLARVTLTDPALEPANIVEQGRVPWQALSANRGGQG from the coding sequence ATGTCGAGAGACACACACGGCCCGTACCGGCGCGACGTGATGAAGACCATCGGCGCGGGCGCGGCAGTGTCGGTCCTCGGCGGGGCCGCGATGGCCCAGGAAGACGACGACGAGGGAGCGGAAGGTGAGATGGACCACGGTTCGGGGACTGTCCACACGGTCCGGACGCTCATCTCCGGCCCGCCGACGAACCCAGAGCGGCCGGCGGACTTCTTCTTCCAGCCCACCGGGCTCCACGTCCAGCCCGGCGACGTGGTGAAGTTCGTCTTCACGACGCCCGACCACAACGTTGTGTCGTACCACCCGGCGTTCGGGATGCGGCGGCGCGTCCCGGTCGGCGTGGACGCCTTCTCCTCGCCGCTGCAGGGGTGGCGAGCCGACACCATCGCCGACGACCAGATAGAACCGCCCGCGGAACCCGGCGAAGATGGGGAAGCCGACGAGGACGACGAAGATGAGGAAGCCGGTGAGGACGACGAGGACGGCGAGAACGGCGACGAGGAAGAAGAGGAGGCAAGCGCCCCGGTGCCGAGCACCTGGCTCCACGCCTTCGAGACGGAGGGCGTCTACGACATCCTCTGTTCGCCCCACGAGGGGTTCGGGATGACACTCCGCGTCGTCGTCGGCGACGTGGAGGAGGCACCCTTCGAGACGTCGACCCCCGACAACCTGGCACCGCCGCGTGCGGGGCCGGTGGGCCTCGCGCGGGTGACGCTCACCGACCCGGCGCTCGAACCGGCGAACATCGTGGAACAGGGGCGCGTGCCCTGGCAGGCCCTGTCGGCGAACCGGGGCGGACAGGGGTGA
- a CDS encoding zinc ribbon domain-containing protein, whose translation MAPQGSDDQVCADCGEAVDPNAVRCPVCDRPLLANLDPAAVTARLDATGGDLETAPRWAVLLTGLALGIAIAPLVTYAVVITVGGVPLPLLATLALLGWLVPAAYLARLPNPSAALARGLYLVVGGVVAVLAAVVVDAGRGQSTVESNVLVLGVVALAVPAVLALVLARRVAARAARQARGEPGRFHELAGRAPSDRDQPDEPDS comes from the coding sequence ATGGCTCCACAGGGGTCCGACGACCAGGTCTGTGCCGACTGTGGCGAGGCGGTCGACCCGAACGCGGTGCGCTGTCCGGTGTGTGACAGGCCGCTGCTCGCGAACCTCGACCCTGCGGCCGTCACGGCCCGCCTGGACGCGACGGGCGGCGACCTGGAGACGGCGCCGCGCTGGGCCGTGCTGTTGACCGGACTGGCGCTGGGCATCGCCATCGCGCCGCTCGTGACTTACGCCGTCGTCATCACCGTCGGCGGCGTCCCCCTGCCCCTGCTGGCCACCCTCGCGCTTCTCGGCTGGCTGGTCCCCGCGGCGTACCTCGCCCGTCTCCCGAACCCGAGCGCCGCGCTCGCCCGTGGCCTCTACCTGGTGGTCGGCGGGGTCGTCGCCGTCCTGGCCGCCGTCGTCGTCGACGCCGGGCGCGGCCAGTCGACCGTCGAGTCGAACGTCCTCGTCCTCGGCGTCGTCGCGCTGGCGGTACCGGCCGTCCTCGCGCTGGTGCTCGCCCGGCGCGTCGCCGCCCGTGCGGCCCGACAGGCCCGGGGCGAACCAGGCCGGTTCCACGAACTCGCGGGGCGAGCGCCGAGCGACCGCGATCAGCCCGACGAACCCGACTCCTGA
- a CDS encoding Na+/H+ antiporter NhaC family protein, producing MSRGDENEQSSVEDSLDIDVGERPDGGPDIEFYGGTLVSGLPIGLFIVWAIVQSGLFGISDTTGLVAGMLLALIVGMFFVKGDWKTYANTIFEGMTQRVAATAIVAWLWAGMFSATIQAGGFVGGLVWAANAIDIGAALFPAATFVLAALLATGIGTGYGTTVAFTTLFFPAGILLGASPVLVFGAILSGAVFGDNLAPVSDTTIVSAVTQDSDIGGVVASRFKYAILPAIVALGAYVVAGSVMPGIDVAGDARQVFVESATPAGLLHLVSMGVVIATAVRGRHIVEAISWGLVVAVAANLVFGLASIPEMLVFRAPARSGVAQSLSSLPVVEIVDASASPSVGGSIYTGAQGFFPLIVLTLLIVAGARIMIRGGGFAALQDWLLDHVATTVTRAETTMVLGTATVNAMITINTAAEIAIAPYVSTIGRRFNLNGYRRANILDANTSALGYIFPWAGGVLVGIAAMQGLPDAYPWFETSMLVNPVAVVPYVFHGWLLLVTFLLAAWTGFGREYVSDRESEEVARV from the coding sequence ATGTCGCGAGGTGACGAGAACGAACAGAGTTCGGTGGAGGACTCGCTGGACATCGACGTCGGTGAGAGGCCGGACGGGGGCCCCGACATCGAGTTCTACGGTGGCACGCTGGTCAGCGGACTGCCGATAGGATTGTTCATCGTCTGGGCCATCGTCCAGAGCGGCCTGTTTGGCATCTCCGATACTACGGGACTGGTCGCGGGGATGTTGCTCGCGCTCATCGTCGGCATGTTCTTCGTGAAAGGCGACTGGAAGACCTACGCGAACACCATCTTCGAGGGGATGACCCAGCGGGTCGCGGCGACGGCCATCGTCGCCTGGCTGTGGGCCGGGATGTTCTCGGCGACCATCCAGGCCGGCGGGTTCGTCGGTGGCCTCGTCTGGGCGGCAAACGCGATCGACATCGGCGCGGCGCTGTTCCCCGCCGCGACGTTCGTCCTGGCCGCGCTGCTGGCGACGGGCATCGGCACCGGCTACGGGACCACCGTCGCCTTCACGACGCTCTTTTTCCCGGCGGGCATCCTCCTGGGGGCGAGCCCGGTGCTCGTCTTCGGGGCCATCCTCTCGGGGGCCGTCTTCGGCGACAACCTCGCGCCCGTCAGCGACACCACCATCGTCAGCGCCGTCACCCAGGACTCGGATATCGGCGGCGTCGTTGCCTCGCGGTTCAAGTACGCCATCCTCCCGGCCATCGTCGCGCTCGGGGCGTACGTCGTCGCCGGGTCCGTGATGCCGGGCATCGACGTCGCCGGCGACGCGCGACAGGTGTTCGTCGAGAGCGCCACCCCGGCCGGCTTGCTCCACCTGGTCTCGATGGGCGTCGTCATCGCCACGGCCGTCAGAGGCCGCCACATCGTCGAAGCCATCTCGTGGGGTCTGGTCGTCGCCGTAGCCGCGAACCTCGTCTTCGGCCTGGCGAGCATCCCCGAGATGCTCGTCTTCCGGGCCCCGGCGCGCTCGGGCGTCGCCCAGTCGCTCTCGTCGCTCCCAGTCGTGGAAATCGTCGACGCCAGCGCCTCGCCGAGTGTCGGCGGCAGCATCTACACCGGCGCGCAGGGGTTCTTCCCGCTCATCGTCCTCACCCTGCTCATCGTCGCCGGCGCGCGCATCATGATTCGCGGCGGCGGGTTCGCCGCCCTCCAGGACTGGCTGCTCGACCACGTCGCGACGACGGTCACGCGCGCCGAGACCACCATGGTCCTGGGGACGGCGACGGTCAACGCGATGATCACGATCAACACGGCCGCCGAGATCGCTATCGCGCCCTACGTCTCGACCATCGGCCGGCGGTTCAACCTCAACGGCTACCGCCGGGCGAACATCCTGGACGCCAACACCTCGGCGCTCGGCTACATCTTCCCGTGGGCCGGCGGCGTGCTGGTCGGTATCGCGGCCATGCAGGGCCTGCCCGACGCCTACCCGTGGTTCGAGACGTCGATGCTGGTCAACCCGGTCGCCGTCGTGCCCTACGTCTTCCACGGGTGGTTGCTCCTGGTGACCTTCCTGCTTGCCGCCTGGACCGGGTTCGGCCGCGAGTACGTCTCCGACCGCGAGTCCGAGGAGGTCGCGCGGGTATGA
- a CDS encoding metallophosphoesterase codes for MAVEPLPDVPAATVEADGERLLVVADYHAGIEAGLRYEGVELASAAEDRRRRLTGLVDRTAPDRVVVLGDLGYAIGDPFAEERAELTALFDALAVPVTLVKGNHDGDLEGVLDVIGADVTMAPAHGVRLGDVGFVHGHTWPSPDVLAADVVCMGHEHPVVRLEDEVGGVRKERAWLRGPLGQDPFDAPVGADVDLVVFPAFNDRSGGIWVNVEGQDFLAPFLPAALDGAEAFLLDGTRLGPYQRV; via the coding sequence ATGGCGGTCGAACCGCTCCCCGACGTCCCCGCAGCGACGGTCGAAGCCGACGGCGAGCGACTGCTCGTCGTCGCCGACTACCACGCCGGCATCGAGGCCGGCCTGCGCTACGAGGGGGTCGAACTCGCGTCGGCGGCCGAGGACCGGCGGCGCCGCCTGACGGGCCTCGTCGACCGGACGGCCCCGGACCGCGTCGTGGTCCTGGGCGACCTCGGGTACGCTATCGGTGACCCGTTCGCCGAGGAACGGGCCGAACTGACCGCGCTGTTCGACGCGCTCGCCGTCCCCGTGACGCTGGTGAAGGGCAACCACGACGGCGACCTGGAGGGGGTGCTAGACGTCATCGGCGCGGACGTGACGATGGCGCCGGCCCACGGCGTGCGACTCGGCGACGTGGGGTTCGTCCACGGCCACACCTGGCCGTCGCCGGACGTCCTCGCGGCCGACGTGGTGTGCATGGGCCACGAGCACCCGGTGGTCCGCCTGGAGGACGAGGTCGGTGGCGTCCGCAAGGAGCGCGCCTGGCTCCGGGGGCCACTCGGCCAGGACCCCTTCGACGCCCCCGTCGGGGCCGACGTCGACCTCGTCGTCTTTCCGGCGTTCAACGACCGCTCGGGCGGGATCTGGGTGAACGTCGAGGGACAGGACTTCCTCGCGCCGTTCCTCCCGGCCGCACTCGACGGCGCCGAGGCGTTCCTGCTCGACGGGACCCGACTCGGCCCCTACCAGCGAGTCTGA
- a CDS encoding 2,5-diamino-6-(ribosylamino)-4(3H)-pyrimidinone 5'-phosphate reductase: MHVVVNAAMSADGKLSSRRREQIAISGPEDFDRVDQLRADCDAVMVGVGTVLADDPSLTVEDADRRAGRRERGDPSNPARIVADSHVRTPPEATVLDGRAETYLLVSRAAPTDFVEQMEEAGAYVLAAGEDRVDLTTALGKLEGEGIETLLVEGGGELIFGLVEEGLVDELSVFVGPTLIGGRDAPTLADGDGFTEGFPELDLESVQRLDDGVLLTWSV; this comes from the coding sequence ATGCACGTCGTCGTCAACGCCGCGATGAGCGCCGACGGGAAGCTCTCCTCGCGGCGTCGCGAGCAGATCGCCATCTCCGGCCCCGAGGACTTCGACCGGGTCGACCAGCTGCGGGCCGACTGCGACGCCGTGATGGTGGGCGTCGGGACCGTCCTCGCCGACGATCCCTCGCTGACGGTGGAAGACGCCGACCGGCGGGCCGGGCGCCGCGAACGCGGCGACCCGTCGAACCCCGCTCGTATCGTCGCCGACTCCCACGTCCGGACGCCGCCCGAGGCGACGGTGCTGGACGGCCGGGCCGAGACCTACCTGCTGGTCAGCCGTGCCGCCCCGACCGACTTCGTCGAACAGATGGAGGAGGCGGGCGCGTACGTCCTCGCGGCGGGCGAGGACCGGGTCGACCTCACCACGGCGCTGGGCAAACTCGAGGGCGAGGGCATCGAGACGCTGCTGGTCGAGGGCGGCGGCGAGCTGATATTCGGTCTCGTAGAGGAGGGACTGGTCGACGAGCTCTCGGTGTTCGTGGGGCCGACACTCATCGGTGGCCGGGATGCGCCGACGCTGGCCGACGGCGACGGGTTCACCGAGGGGTTCCCGGAACTCGACCTCGAGAGCGTCCAGCGCCTCGACGACGGCGTCCTGCTGACCTGGTCGGTCTGA